The Heliangelus exortis chromosome 24, bHelExo1.hap1, whole genome shotgun sequence DNA segment TCCCAGGGTGTCAGAGCATCCGAGTGACAACCATGGTGAGGAAGTCCTCGTAGCTGAGCCTCAGGTGTCCCGCCAGCCCTGTGTCCTTCTCCCGGAAGGCATCGGTGATGCTCTGGAGCTGGATGCAGATGTGGATGAAGCGGTCGAGCTGGATGCTGGGGTTGGGGGCTCGGGGGGCGTAGCGGGACAGCAGCAGTTGGCTAAACTGGGGGCTCAGGTTGTAGCCCATCTGGGAGAAAGCTGGGAGCAAGGAAATACAGGGATTAAACCCTCCCAATGGGTGGGCAGAGAGGCtgtgtcccccacccccccgtgCTGGCACACACCCCATGTGCCCCCCCACCCGTGGTGGGTGTGTGTGGGCACGGCTCTCCAGAGGGAGGAACCAAACCAAGGCACGAATTCCAGACGTTTTTCCCCTCCatcagacacacacacacacacacacccaagAGTTCCTCccagaaaatgcagtttaacCCACGTGCCCTTGGGATGGGGGTGAAGGAGAGGGCATCCCGGGGTTCCTTAGGGAAGGAAGCTCAggccacagccctgctgcagctcctcatcTCCTGCCCCACCAGAGGGCtcagtgccagctctgccacagccagTTTCACCAGCCCAGTGTGCTCCAGGCGTGGGCTGCAGCCACGGGAGTGTGGGACACACCTTGGAGCTCAGAGACACGGAGCAGAGACAGCACCAGGAGGAGGCACCGGCCAGGCTGGAAATAAACacccagcagaggaggagagccACCCCCCAGTGAGGTCAGGAAGGGTCAGGGTGGTGTCTCTGCCCCTCACCCACCTTGCTGGAGCTCGTGGAAGCTGATGGAGCCTGACTGGTCCCTGTCATACTGCTGGAAGAGGTTCCTCCACTGCTGGATGAACTGCAGCAAGGCCGAGAAGCCGTACACGTCTATGCGTCCCGACCTGGTCTTATCAAACATgtctggaggaggagagaagaaagagcaggaaCAAGAACAGGCTGCAGAAATTCCCAGAGATCTCCGGACCTGCCTCAGAGCCCCAAAAGCCATCCCTCACCAGGACCGTGACCAAGCAACAACACCCAGTCCCAAAAGTTTTGTAGaaaaccccacacacacccAATGCAGGGGCACACGGGGGAATGAGGCACCTCTGGAGCTGTCCCTCCCTTTAATCCCTGGATTTCCAGGAGAGGGGGAAGATGGGGGTGGGTTCCCCTTCCCACACATCATTTTAGACCCCTGACACGTCCTCCACCGAGAAGGTGCCGGGAGCTGCTGTGTGTGCCCCATTCTGGCTCCAGAGGGGCTGCTCCCCAGAGGAATGAGCTCCCCGGGTGAGGAGGTGTGcggggggtgtgtgg contains these protein-coding regions:
- the PEF1 gene encoding peflin, producing the protein MAAYPGQGFPAAGPPPGSPYGQPPPGGPYGQPSPGGPYGQPPPGGPYGGGGAPYGQPGPYGQPGPYGGAAPGGGAPPGVDPEAFSWFQAVDADGSGFISVRELRQALVNSNWSAFDEETCLLMINMFDKTRSGRIDVYGFSALLQFIQQWRNLFQQYDRDQSGSISFHELQQAFSQMGYNLSPQFSQLLLSRYAPRAPNPSIQLDRFIHICIQLQSITDAFREKDTGLAGHLRLSYEDFLTMVVTRML